From Cydia strobilella chromosome 7, ilCydStro3.1, whole genome shotgun sequence, one genomic window encodes:
- the LOC134742880 gene encoding D-2-hydroxyglutarate dehydrogenase, mitochondrial translates to MLKSVIVLVRTLGTSKPSLILSQTRCASQALPQLSAAKYNVQRKEFGLVQSEDVNYFKSILSEEQVLTEESDVLPFNIDWIKNCRGQSKVVLKPKSTQQVSQILAYCNERRLAVCPQGGNTGLVGGSVPVFDEIVVSLGLMNKIISLDETSGALVCEAGCVLETLDNYVRDRNLIMPLDLGAKGSCHIGGNVSTNAGGLRLLRYGNLHGSIMGIEAVKADGTIVDCLRTLKKDNTGYHLKHLFIGSEGTLGLVTKVAVHCPVLPKAQTLGFFGVKDFESVLRLYCSAKACLGEILSAFEMADNYSIQSTSRNLNLPNPIADFPFYVLVETHGSDVTHDNEKLNRFLDREMGSGLILDGTLASEPAKMQTIWNLRENIAGAGLKEGYVYKYDVSLPVANYYDLVPKLRERMKGVTTKVYGYGHVGDGNIHINVTVPEYSKQATALLEPYIFEEVAKLQGSISAEHGVGFRKPQFIHYSKDPAALDLMRDLKRLMDPNGILNPYKVLPDP, encoded by the exons ATGTTAAAATCCGTGATAGTGCTCGTCAGAACACTCGGGACTAGTAAACCAAGTCTAATTTTATCTCAAACTCGCTGTGCATCTCAAGCCCTGCCACAGTTATCAGCG GCAAAATACAATGTCCAGAGGAAAGAATTTGGACTGGTACAATCAGAAgatgttaattattttaaatctattttgAGCGAAGAACAAGTGCTTACAGAAGAGAGTGATGTTCTGCCATTCAATATTGACTGGATTAAGAATTGCAGAG GTCAATCCAAGGTGGTTTTAAAGCCCAAATCAACACAGCAGGTATCGCAGATATTGGCTTACTGCAATGAGCGGAGACTGGCGGTATGCCCACAGGGAGGCAATACTGGGCTTGTCGGAGGCTCTGTACCGGTGTTCGATGAGATAGTTGTTAGTCTCGGGTTGATGAACAAAATTATAAGCTTGGATGAGACATCGG GTGCCCTTGTTTGCGAGGCAGGATGCGTACTGGAAACTTTAGACAACTATGTCCGAGACCGCAACCTCATCATGCCGCTAGATCTTGGAGCGAAAGGCTCCTGTCATATTGGAGGCAACGTGAGCACGAATGCTGGAGGCCTAAGGTTGCTACGCTACGGCAACCTGCATGGCTCAATCATGGGGATCGAAGCA gtaaaagCCGACGGCACTATAGTGGACTGCCTCCGAACCCTCAAGAAGGACAACACAGGATACCACTTAAAGCATCTCTTCATAGGTTCAGAAGGAACGCTAGGGCTCGTCACTAAGGTCGCCGTGCATTGCCCTGTTCTACCTAAAGCACAGACCCTTGGCTTCTTTG GTGTGAAGGACTTCGAGAGCGTGTTGCGTCTATACTGCAGCGCTAAGGCGTGTCTCGGGGAAATCCTGTCGGCCTTCGAAATGGCTGACAACTACTCCATCCAGAGTACCAGCAGGAACCTCAATTTGCC GAACCCGATAGCGGACTTCCCATTCTACGTCCTAGTCGAAACGCACGGCAGCGACGTGACTCACGACAACGAGAAGCTTAATCGGTTCCTCGACCGAGAGATGGGCAGCGGGCTCATCCTGGACGGAACTCTCGCGTCCGAACCCGCTAAGATGCAG ACGATCTGGAACCTTCGCGAAAACATCGCCGGCGCCGGTCTCAAAGAAGGCTATGTGTACAAATACGACGTGTCCCTCCCCGTCGCCAACTACTACGATTTAGTGCCGAAGCTACGCGAGCGAATGAAGGGCGTCACCACCAAGGTCTACGGATATGGCCACGTTG GTGACGGTAACATACACATTAACGTAACGGTGCCCGAGTACAGCAAGCAGGCCACGGCCCTGCTGGAGCCCTATATCTTCGAGGAGGTCGCTAAACTCCAG GGTTCCATAAGCGCGGAGCACGGCGTGGGGTTCCGTAAGCCTCAGTTCATCCACTACAGCAAGGACCCGGCCGCCTTGGACCTCATGCGGGACCTCAAGCGCCTCATGGACCCCAACGGTATCCTTAACCCGTACAAGGTCTTACCGGACCCTTAA
- the LOC134742882 gene encoding ribosome biogenesis protein BRX1 homolog, translating to MVKVKAKSSKKKAIKAQPTKMEVETVVLPPVRMSDDPTPKQVKWINRQRVLVFAARGINHRHRYLMEDIKKLMPHHKTESKMERSKNLYVVNEISEMKNCNKCILFEGRKMRDLYLWMANIPNGPSVKFLVENIYTMGELKMTGNCLRGSRPLLSFDPQFTRDPHYALLKELLIQIFGVPNHHPKSQPFFDHVYTFMVLDNRIWFRNYQILSEDGALAEIGPRFVLNPVKIFSGSFGGVTIWENPKYVSPAKLRQAFSKRAGDKYERRIEKKAVYEATKPETGYPDIEDADFFKGDAVEKAEEVVVKEVKEEVDSEEEVQVRPAVKKSKSKPDMAIRRKQLKAKSKLISDQIKKRKQFKKKKPNKKINT from the exons ATGGTTAAAGTAAAGGCAAAAAGTTCTAAAAAGAAAGCAATAAAAGCTCAACCGACAAAAATGGAAGTAGAAACCGTTGTGTTACCTCCAGTGCGAATGTCGGATGATCCAACTCCTAAACAG GTAAAATGGATCAACAGGCAGAGAGTATTGGTGTTCGCGGCTCGTGGTATTAACCACCGGCACCGTTATCTCATGGAGGATATTAAGAAGCTAATGCCTCACCACAAGACCGAGTCCAAAATGGAAAGGAGCAAGAATTTGTATGTGGTGAACGAGATCAGCGAAATGAAGAACTGTAATAAATGCATCCTGTTTGAAGGCAGAAAGATGAGGGATCTGTATTTGTGGATGGCTAACATTCCTAATGGGCCGAGTGTTAAGTTTTTAGTTGAAAACA TTTACACAATGGGTGAGCTCAAAATGACAGGAAACTGTCTAAGAGGATCCAGACCGCTTCTTTCTTTCGATCCCCAATTCACCAGGGATCCCCACTATGCCTTGCTGAAGGAACTACTAATCCAGATATTCGGGGTGCCCAACCATCATCCTAAAAGTCAACCGTTCTTTGATCATGTGTATACCTTCATGGTGCTCGACAACAGAATTTGGTTCAGaaattaccaaattttatctgaaGATGGCGCTTTGGCTGAAATTGGACCTAGATTTGTGTTGAACCCT GTAAAAATATTCTCCGGTTCATTCGGTGGAGTGACCATCTGGGAAAACCCTAAGTATGTGAGCCCTGCCAAGTTGAGGCAAGCTTTCTCCAAGAGAGCTGGCGATAAGTACGAAAGGCGGATTGAGAAGAAAGCGGTATATGAGGCCACGAAGCCCGAGACAGGGTATCCGGATATTGAAGATGCTGATTTCTTCAAGGGTGATGCTGTGGAGAAGGCTGAAGAAGTCGTTGTAAAAG aagTAAAAGAAGAAGTGGACAGTGAGGAAGAGGTTCAGGTTAGACCTGCCGTCAAGAAATCTAAGAGCAAGCCGGACATGGCCATCAGACGGAAACAACTCAAAGCCAAAAGCAAGCTCATCTCCGACCAGATCAAGAAGAGGAAACAGTTCAAAAAGAAGAagcctaataaaaaaataaatacttaa